One genomic region from Anolis sagrei isolate rAnoSag1 chromosome 7, rAnoSag1.mat, whole genome shotgun sequence encodes:
- the TCIM gene encoding transcriptional and immune response regulator, whose translation MSTSLRVSPSVHGYRFDTALRKKAVANIFENLDQESLEKLFKHSGDRKAEERAKIILAPDQELEEKARSLMALKQRTREKLFQFLKFGKHSIKVH comes from the coding sequence ATGTCGACCTCCTTGCGGGTGAGCCCTTCGGTCCACGGCTATCGCTTCGATACTGCCCTGCGCAAGAAAGCCGTGGCCAACATCTTCGAGAACTTGGACCAAGAGTCCTTGGAGAAGCTCTTCAAACACTCCGGGGACCGGAAGGCCGAAGAGCGGGCCAAGATCATCCTGGCTCCGGACCAAGAACTGGAGGAGAAAGCCCGGTCGCTTatggctttgaagcagaggacCAGAGAGAAACTCTTCCAGTTCCTCAAGTTTGGGAAGCACTCCATCAAAGTCCACTGA